From a region of the Armatimonas rosea genome:
- a CDS encoding AfsR/SARP family transcriptional regulator yields MLRVEMLGGFQVAGVGGSFSRFRTRQTASLFAYLVFHRGKRLSREVLAEMFWHDAPHPDKARASLSVAVSSLRSQLETELVGQVLLVDPRTLGVRAEAVSSDVLEFEQALDGVSSDNTPEAINTLRQTLALFRGTFLPGFYDDWVLSEQARLRDRFTAAVRRLGSFSEEEGDIDEAIYWRRQELLYFPEDTGALEHLIQLLTEEKRMEEAAQAYHDAVRRWKDDGLGSLPASVERRAQAALALYPTASTRKKPRPAAAPVVFAAPAPSPLRETPPLSRVSALPLDITHFVGRQEELAQLKGLLEREEVRLLTLIGPGGIGKTRLALELARQVQQEGGSAYFVSLQEARHGQGFLQAIASSLQVRLPSGQGGELLELVSSLLSQSGRVLLVLDNMEQLLESDALECLRALLQRAPSLQCLATSQNRLSIPGERLFPLAPLPTPPVESLALEEEDPAQFEARWPSVALFVDRARESVPDFHLHARNLAIVARIVHVLEGIPLALLLAAARVQVMSPLQILEGVEARFQLLATTRKGGPERHRSLYASISWSFDLLRPELKVFLARLTVFRGSFGHLDVEQVLGIPLALDYLAELCDCSFLTTELSEHRVCFVMLESLRLFADQQWGPQEREEGRRRHAEYFAGLAEQARGHWRTDQESLWMERLESVLPNLRAAMGWSLEGEEPERLEVAYRLGSSLGRFWWINVYHKEGQRYLVELLQKESLHQVVTVEQVVRLKISLMTQLLTGGEYEQVCLWGKKALSLMSERGDEILEAIIYANMSAAEVSTYGVDNFITYSNRSFYLLRKNSDYERLITGYYNAAMGYIRIDNIEQSIKFTCKHYLLARRIRNGAYVNGSIIALAGCLMTYGDERHALILYKNVIKNCLHSKNFFEMLGALICYCLILYRANPTPELRDILESIYGMRQVLGFEFGIVSSRFIAQHELQITPKKVTSLEETKKTILAWAEELTQGQPDLTDEQLRKIVREFVRSL; encoded by the coding sequence ATGTTACGTGTCGAGATGCTGGGGGGATTTCAGGTAGCGGGAGTAGGGGGAAGCTTTAGTCGTTTTCGGACGCGTCAGACGGCATCCCTATTTGCGTACTTAGTCTTCCACCGAGGGAAGCGTCTCTCTCGTGAAGTGCTGGCCGAGATGTTCTGGCACGATGCTCCCCATCCCGATAAGGCACGCGCGAGCCTCTCGGTTGCGGTCTCATCACTACGTAGCCAGCTAGAGACGGAGCTCGTGGGACAGGTTCTCCTTGTCGATCCACGTACTTTAGGCGTCAGAGCCGAGGCTGTGAGCAGCGATGTGCTGGAGTTTGAGCAGGCGCTCGATGGGGTTTCCAGTGACAATACCCCCGAGGCGATCAACACACTACGCCAGACACTAGCTCTCTTTCGAGGGACATTTCTCCCCGGTTTCTATGATGACTGGGTGCTGAGCGAGCAGGCACGCCTAAGGGATCGCTTCACGGCTGCCGTGCGGCGACTGGGAAGCTTCTCCGAAGAAGAGGGAGATATCGACGAGGCCATCTACTGGCGTCGCCAGGAGCTGCTCTATTTTCCAGAAGATACAGGCGCTCTGGAGCACTTGATCCAGCTACTGACGGAAGAGAAGCGGATGGAAGAGGCGGCTCAGGCCTACCACGACGCGGTGCGGCGCTGGAAAGACGATGGCTTGGGGAGCTTGCCTGCTTCGGTGGAGCGGCGTGCGCAGGCGGCTTTGGCGCTCTATCCCACGGCGAGTACTCGAAAGAAGCCTCGGCCTGCGGCAGCTCCAGTTGTCTTTGCGGCTCCTGCTCCCTCTCCCCTAAGAGAGACGCCACCGCTGAGCCGCGTGTCCGCCCTACCGCTGGATATCACCCATTTTGTGGGGCGTCAGGAGGAGCTGGCGCAGCTGAAGGGCCTACTGGAGCGCGAGGAGGTACGCCTTCTCACCTTGATTGGGCCTGGAGGAATTGGGAAGACCCGCCTCGCGCTGGAGCTGGCGCGACAGGTTCAGCAAGAGGGGGGGAGTGCCTACTTTGTCTCCTTGCAGGAGGCGCGCCACGGGCAAGGGTTTCTTCAGGCGATTGCCAGTAGCCTGCAGGTCCGCCTCCCCTCGGGGCAGGGGGGTGAGCTACTGGAGCTCGTCTCCTCGCTTCTCAGTCAGAGCGGTAGGGTTCTGCTTGTTCTGGATAATATGGAGCAGCTTCTTGAGTCCGATGCCCTTGAGTGCCTGCGGGCTCTCTTGCAGCGTGCTCCCTCTCTCCAGTGCCTGGCAACCTCGCAGAACCGGCTCTCCATCCCAGGCGAGCGGCTCTTTCCCCTCGCCCCCTTGCCAACCCCGCCTGTGGAGTCTCTTGCTCTGGAGGAAGAAGACCCTGCACAGTTTGAGGCGCGCTGGCCCAGTGTGGCTCTCTTTGTGGATCGTGCGCGTGAGAGCGTGCCGGACTTTCATCTACACGCTCGTAACCTGGCGATTGTTGCTCGTATTGTCCATGTCTTGGAGGGGATCCCGCTTGCGCTGCTGCTGGCAGCGGCACGCGTGCAGGTAATGTCCCCCCTGCAGATCCTTGAGGGGGTCGAGGCACGGTTTCAGCTCCTGGCGACAACTCGAAAGGGCGGGCCGGAGCGACATCGCTCTCTCTATGCCAGTATCTCGTGGAGTTTTGATCTTCTGCGTCCTGAGCTAAAAGTTTTCTTAGCGAGGCTGACGGTCTTCCGGGGGAGCTTTGGCCATCTCGACGTGGAGCAGGTACTCGGAATCCCTCTTGCGCTGGACTACCTTGCAGAGCTGTGTGACTGCTCCTTTCTCACGACAGAGCTGAGCGAGCATCGGGTGTGCTTTGTCATGCTGGAGTCGTTGCGGCTGTTTGCGGACCAGCAGTGGGGGCCTCAGGAGCGTGAAGAGGGACGTCGCCGACACGCGGAGTACTTTGCCGGTCTTGCGGAGCAGGCGCGCGGGCACTGGCGTACAGACCAGGAGTCGCTTTGGATGGAGCGCTTAGAGAGTGTCCTACCGAACCTGCGTGCTGCGATGGGCTGGAGCCTCGAAGGGGAGGAGCCTGAGCGTCTGGAGGTCGCCTATAGGCTGGGGAGTAGCCTGGGGCGCTTCTGGTGGATAAATGTCTACCATAAAGAGGGGCAACGCTACCTTGTAGAGCTACTCCAAAAAGAGTCACTACACCAGGTGGTGACTGTCGAGCAAGTCGTTCGCCTGAAAATCAGTCTGATGACTCAGCTACTAACGGGTGGTGAGTACGAACAAGTTTGTCTCTGGGGAAAAAAGGCTTTAAGTCTAATGAGCGAACGGGGAGATGAGATACTAGAAGCTATAATATATGCAAATATGAGCGCCGCTGAGGTGAGTACCTATGGTGTTGATAATTTTATAACTTATTCAAATCGATCCTTTTATTTGCTGCGAAAAAATAGTGATTATGAAAGACTCATAACAGGTTATTATAATGCTGCTATGGGTTATATTCGTATTGATAATATTGAACAGTCGATAAAATTTACTTGTAAGCACTATTTATTGGCGCGCAGGATACGTAATGGGGCATATGTTAATGGCTCTATCATAGCCCTTGCCGGTTGTTTAATGACCTATGGAGATGAACGGCATGCTTTGATTCTTTATAAGAATGTAATTAAAAACTGTTTGCACTCCAAAAATTTCTTTGAGATGCTTGGGGCTCTGATCTGTTATTGCTTGATCCTGTATAGAGCTAATCCCACGCCTGAGCTACGAGATATTTTGGAATCTATATATGGCATGAGGCAGGTTTTAGGTTTTGAGTTTGGTATTGTCTCGTCCCGTTTTATAGCCCAACATGAGCTGCAGATCACCCCGAAAAAAGTGACCTCGCTTGAGGAGACGAAGAAGACGATCCTAGCTTGGGCGGAGGAGCTGACACAAGGGCAACCTGACCTCACCGATGAGCAGCTACGAAAAATTGTAAGGGAGTTTGTAAGAAGCCTGTAA
- the mqnE gene encoding aminofutalosine synthase MqnE codes for MATSLFMHQYLQRGELSGIYGKVMEGKRLSFDDGLALWKSDDLTAIGALANIVRENKNGNDTFYVRNQHINYTNLCNKGCKFCSFYAQKDGPSAYTMSMEQVRQKLERTRHLPVTEIHMVAGINKKLPYSYYLELLDTVKATRPEAHIKAFTMVELLHIQTLANKPMTEMLLELKAHGLCSLPGGGAEILTDRVHDAIFPRKETAAEWLETAKTAHRAGLHTNATMLYGHIETLEERVIHTMKLREAQDETGGFLTFIPLAFSSKGTKLSHIPSTTGYLDLKAIAIGRLMLDNFPHIKAFWMMITPPVAQTAQWYGADDIDGTIVEYTITHEIDDDNEGQNLSQRQLVQMIVEAGRDPVERDPLYNVIERDDSRAVLEDPRRLALPMLAQS; via the coding sequence ATGGCAACGTCACTTTTTATGCACCAGTACCTCCAGCGTGGAGAGCTCTCCGGGATCTACGGTAAGGTCATGGAGGGCAAGCGGCTCTCCTTCGACGATGGCTTGGCGCTGTGGAAGTCCGACGACCTCACGGCTATCGGGGCGCTGGCCAATATCGTCCGCGAGAATAAGAACGGCAACGACACGTTCTATGTCCGCAACCAGCACATCAACTACACCAACCTCTGCAACAAGGGCTGCAAGTTCTGCTCGTTCTACGCCCAAAAAGACGGCCCCTCGGCCTACACGATGAGCATGGAGCAGGTACGCCAGAAGCTGGAGCGCACACGCCACCTGCCGGTCACCGAGATCCACATGGTGGCGGGGATCAACAAGAAGCTCCCCTACTCCTACTACCTTGAGCTCCTTGATACCGTCAAGGCTACCCGCCCCGAGGCGCATATCAAGGCCTTCACGATGGTCGAGCTCCTGCATATCCAGACCCTGGCCAACAAGCCCATGACCGAGATGCTCCTCGAGCTCAAGGCACACGGCCTCTGTAGCCTGCCCGGCGGCGGCGCAGAGATCCTCACCGACCGGGTCCACGATGCGATCTTCCCGCGCAAAGAGACCGCCGCGGAGTGGCTGGAGACCGCCAAGACCGCGCACCGGGCGGGGCTTCACACCAACGCGACCATGCTCTACGGCCATATCGAGACCCTGGAGGAGCGCGTGATCCACACGATGAAGCTGCGCGAGGCCCAAGACGAGACCGGGGGCTTTCTGACCTTTATCCCGCTTGCCTTCTCCAGCAAGGGCACCAAGCTCTCGCATATCCCCAGCACGACCGGCTATCTGGACCTAAAGGCGATCGCGATCGGGCGGCTGATGCTGGACAACTTCCCGCACATCAAGGCCTTCTGGATGATGATCACCCCCCCCGTGGCCCAGACCGCGCAGTGGTACGGCGCCGACGATATCGACGGCACCATTGTGGAGTACACCATCACGCACGAGATCGACGACGACAACGAGGGGCAGAACCTGAGCCAGCGCCAGCTAGTCCAGATGATTGTCGAGGCGGGCCGCGACCCGGTGGAGCGCGACCCCCTCTACAACGTGATCGAGCGCGACGATAGCCGTGCCGTGCTGGAAGACCCGCGCCGGCTTGCCCTACCGATGCTGGCGCAGAGCTAG